Sequence from the Curtobacterium sp. MCLR17_007 genome:
CCGGGTCCGGCCGGACCGCTCGACGGGGATCTGTCCCATGCCGGTCATGAGCTTGCCGACGACGGGCACGCGGAAGATCGAGGCCTTCGCCAGGAACCGCGGGAGCCGCCGACTGACCCACACGGCGGTACCGACCACCAGCGGGTCGATGTTCGTGTAGTGGTTCGGCGCCACGACGAACGCACCGTGCTCCGGCAGGCGGTTCGGGCCGTGCCAGCGGTAGGCCGACACCCACCGGAACAGCGGGATGACGAACACGGAGGTGATCCGGAAGGCGGTGTTCCGCTCGCCGCGCTTCCACCGTCGCCCGGGGTTGGGCAGACCGGTGGTCACGCGGTCGAGCGAGCGCCCGCCGGTGGTGTCGTCCGCCACGTCAGCCGGCGAAGTCGAAGTCCGCGCCGAGCTTCCGCAGCTTCGGGATGAAGTGCTCGTACCCGCGGCTGATGATGCCCACGTTCGTGATGTGCGACTCGCCCTCGGCGGTCAGCGCGGCGATGAGGTGGCTGAAGCCGCCGCGCAGGTCGGGCACGCGGACGTTGGCGCCGTGGAGCTTGGTCGGGCCGGTGACGACCGCGGCCTGCTCGAACGGACGACGGGCGACGCGGCGGTCGTGCCCGGGCAGCCCCTCCTTGTGCACGACGATGTCGGCACCCATCTCGTTGAGGGCGTCGGTGAAGCCGAAGCGGTTCTCGTACACGGTCTCGTGCACGACGCTCTGTCCCTCGGCCTGCGTCAGCGCGACGACGAGCGGCTGCTGCCAGTCGGTCATGAAGCCCGGGTGCACGTCGGTCTCGATGACGACGGGCTTGAGGACGTCGAGCTCGCGGTAGAACCGGATCCCGTCCTCTTGGATGTCGAACCCGCCGCCGACCTTGCGGAAGACGTTGAGGAACGTCATGAGCTCCTGCTGCTTCGCGCCCTCGACGAAGATGTCGCCGTTGGTCGCGAGCGCGGCGGAGGCCCAGCTCGCGGCCTCGTTGCGGTCGTTGATCGCCCGGTGGGTGTAGCCGCGCAGCGACTTGACGCCCTCGATGAAGATCGTGCGGCTGGGCTCGACCGTGATGATCGCGCCCATCTTCTGCAGGATCGCGATGAGGTCCATGATCTCGGGCTCGATCGCGGCGTTGCGCAGCTCGGTCACGCCGTCGGCCAGGGTCGAGGACAGCAGGACCTGCTCGGTCGCACCGACGCTCGGGTACGGCAGCTCGATGTTCGCGCCCTTGAGGCCGTTCGGCGCCGTGATGTGGATGCCGGAGATCTGCTTGTCGACCACGGCCCCCATCGCGCGCAGGGCGTCGAGGTGGAAGTCGATCGGGCGGTCGCCGATGCGGCACCCACCCAGGTCGGGGATGAAGGCCTCGCCGAGCTTGTGCAGCAGCGGGCCGCAGAACAGGATCGGGATGCGGCTGGACCCGGCGTGCGCGTCGATCTCGGCGAAGTGCGCCGACTCGACGTTCGACGGGTCGAGGATGAGTTCGCCTCGTGCAGGATCGGTGATGCGCACGCCGTGCACCTCGAGCAGCGCGCGGACGACCTTGACGTCGGAGATGTCCGGCACGTCCTTGAGGATCGACGGCGTGTCACCCAGGAGCGACGCGACCATCGCCTTCGTCGCGAGGTTCTTCGCGCCACGGACCTCGATGCGTCCGACCAGCGGCTTGCCACCGCGGATGACGATCTCGTCCGACTTGAGTCCCACGCGCGCCCCTGCGGCCGCTGCGTCCTGTACGAGAGAGTTCACTACTTCACCGGCAATGTTTTCGGCCGCCAGCTTGCCCGGCGGGATTCGAACTCCGTGATCGAGGTCTCGTCACGGAGGGTGAGCCCGATGTCGTCGAGCCCTTCCATCAACCGCCAACGAGTGTAAGCGTCGATCTCGAAAGCCACGTCCACATCGCCCAGCGACACGCGCTGCGTCACGAGGTCCACCGTCGCCTCGATCCCCGGGTTCGCCTCGATCTCGGCCCACAGACGCTCGACGTCGGGTTCGGTCACCATCGCCGTGACGAGGCCCTGCTTGCCAGCGTTGCCCTTGAAGATGTCCGCGAACCGGGGCGACACGACGACGGAGAACCCGAAGTCGCGCAGCGCCCACACGGCGTGCTCGCGGGACGACCCGGTGCCGAAGTCGGGCCCGGCGACGAGCACCCGGGCGCCCTGGTAGCGCTCCTGGTTCAGGACGAAGTCGGGGTCCTGCCGCCAGCCGGAGAACAGCGCGTCCTCGAAGCCCGTCTTCGTGACGCGCTTCAGGTACACGGCCGGGATGATCTGGTCGGTGTCGACGTTCGAGCGCTTGAGCGGCGCGGCGATGCCGGTCACGGTGCTGATCTTGTCCATCAGTGGGTTCCTTCCAGGACGGCCTCGGCCTCGGTGGACTCGAGGTCCCACGGGCTGGACAGGGTGCCGCGCACCGCCGTGGCGGCGGCGACGAGCGGGGACACCAGGTGGGTCCGGCCGCCCTTGCCCTGGCGTCCCTCGAAGTTGCGGTTCGAGGTCGACGCACAGCGCTCCCCCGGCGCCAGCTGGTCGGGGTTCATGCCGAGGCACATCGAGCACCCGGCGAAGCGCCACTCCGCACCGAAGTCGGTGAAGACCTTGTCGAGCCCCTCGGCCTCGGCCTCGAGCCGGACCCGCGCGGAGCCCGGGACGACCATCACCCGCACGCCGTCCGCCTTGGTCCGGCCCTGGATCACGGACGCGAAGGCCCGCAGGTCCTCGATGCGGGAGTTCGTGCACGAGCCCATGAACACCGCGTCGACCGCGATGTCCTTCATCGGCGTGCCGGCCTCGATGTCCATGTACTCGAGCGCGCGCTGCGCTGCAGCCTGGTCGTTCGGGTCCGCGTAGTCCGTCGGGTTCGGCACCGACTCGGAGAGCGACACGCCCTGGCCGGGGTTGGTGCCCCACGTGACGAAGGGCTCGAGCGCGTCGGCGTCGATGAACACCTCGGCGTCGAAGACCGCGTCGTCGTCGGTCGCCAGGGTGTCCCAGTAGGCGACCGCTTCATCCCAGTCGGCCCCGGTCGGTGCGTGGTCGCGGCCCTGGACGTAGTCGTACGTGGTCTGGTCGGGCGCGACCATGCCGGCACGCGCACCGGCCTCGATCGACATGTTGCAGATGGTCATCCGGCCCTCCATCGAGAGCGCCCGGATCGCCGAGCCGCGGTACTCGAGCACGTAGCCCTGCCCGCCGCCGGTGCCGATCCTCGCGATGACCGCCAGGATGACGTCCTTCGCCGTGACGCCGGGGCGCAGCGCCCCCTCGACGGTGATCGCCATCGTCTTGAAGGGCTTGAGCGGCAGGGTCTGCGTGGCCAGGACGTGCTCGACCTCGCTCGTGCCGATGCCGAACGCCATGGCGCCGAACGCCCCGTGGGTCGAGGTGTGCGAGTCGCCGCACACGACCGTGATGCCGGGCATGGTCAGCCCGAGCTGGGGACCGACCACGTGCACGATCCCCTGCTCCTTGTCGCCCAGCGAGTGGAGGCGGACGCCGAACTCCTCGCAGTTGCGGCGCAGGGTCTCGATCTGGGTGCGGCTGGTCGGGTCGGCGATCGGCCGGTCGATGGCGAGCGTCGGGGTGTTGTGGTCCTCGGTCGCGATGGTGAGGTCGAGACGCCGGACCGGACGTCCGGCCTGGCGCAGCCCGTCGAAGGCCTGCGGGCTGGTCACCTCGTGCACCAGGTGGAGGTCGATGTAGAGGAGGTCCGGGTTGCCGTCCTCGCCCTTCACGACCACGTGGTCGTCCCACACCTTCTCGGCGAGCGTCCTGCCCATGACGGTCCTGCCCTTCATCTCGTCCGGCGATGCTAGCACCGTTGGTATACCAACGACGGACCAGACGGGAGGCCCCACTCACCTTCGGCGACACCTGTCGCGGTGGGAGGATGGTCGGGTCATGACGCAGCTCCCGCACTCATCCCGCACCGTGAACCTCGAGGGCGCCGCGCGCGCGGCGATCGCGGGCGGCGTCCCGCTCGCGGCGCTCATCGCCCTCGGCATGCCCGGGTACGCGGCGTTCGCGATGTTCGCGGGCTTCACGGCGATCTTCGGGCAGACCGAGCCGTACCGGCAGCGTGCGGTGACGACGGGCATCGCCGGCGCCCTGCAGACGCTGTGCATGTTCGCAGGCATCGCGGTCTCGATGCTCGGGGCTCCGCTGTGGCTGCAGGCCGCCGGGCTCGTCGTGGTGCTCGTCGTCGCGGTGTGCACCCTGAGCACGCTGCGGTCGATCCCCGCCCAGCCGATCTTCCCGACCTTCGCGTTCGTGGTCTCCGCGCTGGTCCCGCTGCGTGCCACGGACCTGCCGCTCGTCACGGCGATCATCCTCGGGTCGGTCGCGTGGGCGTGGCTCGTGGCGATGTCCGGCGCGGTGGTGCGCCGTGCCCTGCACCCGCGCGCGCCGCACCGCTTCCGCCCCATCGCCGAACCGAAGCACCGCTCGCTCGCGGTCCTGCGCACGCGCGCCCTCTGGGAGACCGTCGGACTCAACGTCGTGGGGGCCCTGGTCGCGGGGGCCGTCGCCGAGGCGGTCCCGGGGCTCGGCCACCCCTACTGGGCCGTGATCGCGGTGGTGTCGACGCTGCCCGCACTGCGACAGCGGCACACGGTGCTCCGGGCGTTCCAGCGGTTCATCGGCACGATCGGCGGCACCGTGATCGCGGTGGGC
This genomic interval carries:
- the murA gene encoding UDP-N-acetylglucosamine 1-carboxyvinyltransferase — protein: MNSLVQDAAAAGARVGLKSDEIVIRGGKPLVGRIEVRGAKNLATKAMVASLLGDTPSILKDVPDISDVKVVRALLEVHGVRITDPARGELILDPSNVESAHFAEIDAHAGSSRIPILFCGPLLHKLGEAFIPDLGGCRIGDRPIDFHLDALRAMGAVVDKQISGIHITAPNGLKGANIELPYPSVGATEQVLLSSTLADGVTELRNAAIEPEIMDLIAILQKMGAIITVEPSRTIFIEGVKSLRGYTHRAINDRNEAASWASAALATNGDIFVEGAKQQELMTFLNVFRKVGGGFDIQEDGIRFYRELDVLKPVVIETDVHPGFMTDWQQPLVVALTQAEGQSVVHETVYENRFGFTDALNEMGADIVVHKEGLPGHDRRVARRPFEQAAVVTGPTKLHGANVRVPDLRGGFSHLIAALTAEGESHITNVGIISRGYEHFIPKLRKLGADFDFAG
- the leuD gene encoding 3-isopropylmalate dehydratase small subunit; this translates as MDKISTVTGIAAPLKRSNVDTDQIIPAVYLKRVTKTGFEDALFSGWRQDPDFVLNQERYQGARVLVAGPDFGTGSSREHAVWALRDFGFSVVVSPRFADIFKGNAGKQGLVTAMVTEPDVERLWAEIEANPGIEATVDLVTQRVSLGDVDVAFEIDAYTRWRLMEGLDDIGLTLRDETSITEFESRRASWRPKTLPVK
- the leuC gene encoding 3-isopropylmalate dehydratase large subunit; translation: MGRTLAEKVWDDHVVVKGEDGNPDLLYIDLHLVHEVTSPQAFDGLRQAGRPVRRLDLTIATEDHNTPTLAIDRPIADPTSRTQIETLRRNCEEFGVRLHSLGDKEQGIVHVVGPQLGLTMPGITVVCGDSHTSTHGAFGAMAFGIGTSEVEHVLATQTLPLKPFKTMAITVEGALRPGVTAKDVILAVIARIGTGGGQGYVLEYRGSAIRALSMEGRMTICNMSIEAGARAGMVAPDQTTYDYVQGRDHAPTGADWDEAVAYWDTLATDDDAVFDAEVFIDADALEPFVTWGTNPGQGVSLSESVPNPTDYADPNDQAAAQRALEYMDIEAGTPMKDIAVDAVFMGSCTNSRIEDLRAFASVIQGRTKADGVRVMVVPGSARVRLEAEAEGLDKVFTDFGAEWRFAGCSMCLGMNPDQLAPGERCASTSNRNFEGRQGKGGRTHLVSPLVAAATAVRGTLSSPWDLESTEAEAVLEGTH
- a CDS encoding FUSC family protein; translation: MTQLPHSSRTVNLEGAARAAIAGGVPLAALIALGMPGYAAFAMFAGFTAIFGQTEPYRQRAVTTGIAGALQTLCMFAGIAVSMLGAPLWLQAAGLVVVLVVAVCTLSTLRSIPAQPIFPTFAFVVSALVPLRATDLPLVTAIILGSVAWAWLVAMSGAVVRRALHPRAPHRFRPIAEPKHRSLAVLRTRALWETVGLNVVGALVAGAVAEAVPGLGHPYWAVIAVVSTLPALRQRHTVLRAFQRFIGTIGGTVIAVGILLLEPGLWWIVVIAVVGQFFAEVFVARNYAVCLLFLTPLALAVSWLSVPEAPELLALDRVAQTTLGALVSVALLVVGRAIERHRGRALGVTSTIRTV